A part of Streptomyces sp. NBC_01497 genomic DNA contains:
- a CDS encoding Xaa-Pro dipeptidyl-peptidase, whose amino-acid sequence MRKSLRRRGLASLALTAALAAAGMPAAHAAQKPSIKVTADGTQPVFSYQDAIREYVNVQSSVDSDGDGKKDLIRVDIIRPRESGPRFKVPVIMDESPYYDNLGRGNESERKTYDAQGDPAKFPLYYDNYFVPRGYAVLEVDMDGTTKSQGCPTSGGASDVLGGKAVVDWLNGRAKAFDAQGKQVGADWTNGRTGMIGKSYDGTLANAVAATGVKGLETIVPISGISSWYDYSRTNGTLLSRGEEDGLADTVDTDPPAKCAAVQKQLAAGQDDATGNYNAFWNERNYRTGSVADVRKVHAAVFATQGLNDLNVKPSQFSTWWSALAKQGVPRKVWLSQYGHVDPFDYRRDAWVDTLHQWFDHWLWKIPNDIMKQPRADVETGPDQWTTQADWPAPGAAPVTLRPQKDGSLGLKASSGTGTYADTEQSESTVVSDPATSAPYRLAYATAPLTHDVRVSGTPKVSLRVKLDKPTANLGALLVDYGTDTRVNYLGNGEGVKTLTTEDCHGASTAVDDACYKQVATDTVTSDVNVVARGYLDAQNRNSLSHPSALRPGAYYSVSWDTLPQDYRFKAGHRLAVVLIGTDGDVQGDKATGASVTVDLAASGITLPVVGGAGALAGLPAPSGTWRAPSHVVLPSPHRSFR is encoded by the coding sequence GTGCGGAAATCACTCCGGCGAAGAGGACTCGCGTCCCTCGCCCTCACGGCAGCGCTCGCGGCGGCGGGCATGCCCGCCGCCCACGCGGCGCAGAAACCTTCCATCAAGGTCACCGCCGACGGGACGCAGCCCGTCTTCTCCTACCAGGACGCCATCCGCGAGTACGTCAACGTGCAGTCGAGCGTGGACTCCGACGGCGACGGCAAGAAGGACCTCATCCGGGTCGACATCATCCGGCCCCGGGAGAGCGGTCCCCGCTTCAAGGTCCCGGTCATCATGGACGAGAGCCCTTACTACGACAATCTCGGGCGGGGCAACGAGTCCGAGCGCAAGACCTACGACGCGCAGGGCGACCCCGCCAAGTTCCCCCTTTACTACGACAACTACTTCGTGCCGCGCGGGTACGCCGTGCTGGAAGTCGACATGGACGGCACCACCAAGTCGCAGGGCTGCCCGACCTCCGGCGGCGCCTCCGACGTCCTCGGCGGCAAGGCCGTCGTGGACTGGCTGAACGGCCGGGCCAAGGCCTTCGACGCCCAGGGCAAGCAGGTCGGCGCCGACTGGACCAACGGCCGGACCGGCATGATCGGCAAGTCGTACGACGGCACCCTGGCCAACGCCGTCGCCGCGACCGGCGTCAAGGGGCTGGAAACGATCGTCCCGATCTCGGGCATCAGCTCCTGGTACGACTACAGCCGCACGAACGGCACCCTGCTCAGCCGTGGTGAGGAGGACGGCCTGGCCGACACCGTCGACACGGATCCGCCCGCCAAGTGCGCGGCCGTGCAGAAGCAACTGGCCGCCGGGCAGGACGACGCGACCGGGAACTACAACGCCTTCTGGAACGAACGGAACTACCGCACCGGCTCCGTCGCCGACGTGCGCAAGGTGCACGCGGCGGTCTTCGCGACCCAGGGCCTCAACGACCTGAACGTCAAGCCGAGCCAGTTCTCCACCTGGTGGTCCGCGCTCGCGAAGCAGGGCGTGCCGCGAAAGGTGTGGCTGTCGCAGTACGGGCACGTCGACCCGTTCGACTACCGGCGCGACGCCTGGGTGGACACCCTGCACCAGTGGTTCGACCACTGGCTCTGGAAGATACCCAACGACATCATGAAGCAGCCCCGCGCCGATGTGGAGACCGGTCCCGACCAGTGGACCACGCAGGCCGACTGGCCCGCGCCGGGCGCCGCCCCCGTCACGCTGCGCCCGCAGAAGGACGGCTCCCTCGGCCTGAAGGCCTCCTCGGGCACCGGCACGTACGCCGACACGGAGCAGTCCGAGTCCACCGTTGTGAGCGACCCGGCGACGTCCGCGCCGTACCGTCTCGCCTACGCCACGGCGCCGCTCACCCACGACGTGCGGGTCTCGGGTACGCCGAAGGTCAGTCTGCGGGTCAAGCTCGACAAGCCCACCGCGAACCTCGGCGCGCTCCTCGTGGACTACGGAACGGACACCCGGGTGAACTACCTGGGCAACGGTGAGGGTGTGAAGACGCTCACCACCGAGGACTGCCACGGCGCGAGCACCGCCGTCGACGACGCCTGCTACAAGCAGGTCGCCACCGACACGGTGACCTCGGACGTCAACGTCGTCGCCCGCGGCTACCTCGACGCCCAGAACCGGAACTCGCTCAGCCACCCGAGCGCGCTGCGGCCCGGCGCGTACTACTCGGTCAGCTGGGACACCCTTCCGCAGGACTACCGCTTCAAGGCCGGCCACCGGCTCGCCGTCGTGCTCATCGGCACGGACGGCGACGTACAGGGGGACAAGGCCACCGGGGCGTCGGTGACCGTGGACCTCGCGGCGAGCGGGATCACCCTGCCCGTCGTGGGCGGTGCCGGAGCACTGGCGGGCCTGCCGGCGCCGTCGGGCACCTGGCGGGCGCCGTCGCACGTCGTCCTGCCGTCGCCGCACCGGTCCTTCCGGTGA